One genomic window of Oncorhynchus kisutch isolate 150728-3 linkage group LG24, Okis_V2, whole genome shotgun sequence includes the following:
- the naa80 gene encoding N-alpha-acetyltransferase 80, with the protein MDRPDLLEPCADLVNSEWQRSHGARVHALQKSCQEFPVALVLLQGSGNRDGGDGETLLGHVRLSRVVSRPGSLFVESVVVSKAQRGKGYGRTLMQETECYAKARGFRRLCLTTHDKQHFYAHLGYVLSMPVQNAGVMASFMPMEVLERFSKLPGTDDTQGECPARLVFQTLEETPYRDAKGVPIFWMHKDI; encoded by the exons ATGGAT CGTCCGGACCTGCTGGAGCCTTGCGCTGACTTGGTGAACAGCGAGTGGCAGCGGAGCCATGGTGCCCGGGTCCACGCCCTCCAGAAATCCTGCCAGGAGTTCCCCGTAGCCCTGGTGCTGCTGCAGGGCTCTGGGAACAGGGACGGTGGGGATGGGGAGACCCTCCTGGGGCATGTCCGGCTGTCCCGCGTGGTGTCCCGCCCTGGGAGCCTCTTTGTGGAGTCGGTGGTGGTGTCCAAGGCCCAGAGGGGGAAGGGCTACGGTCGTACACTGATGCAGGAGACGGAGTGCTACGCTAAGGCCCGAGGGTTCCGGAGGCTGTGTCTGACCACCCACGACAAGCAGCACTTCTATGCCCACCTGGGCTATGTTCTGTCCATGCCGGTACAGAATGCGGGTGTCATGGCCTCCTTCATGCCCATGGAGGTGCTGGAGAGGTTCTCCAAGCTCCCAGGGACAGACGACACCCAGGGTGAG tgtccgGCCCGACTGGTGTTTCAGACTCTTGAGGAGACGCCCTACAGAGATGCTAAAGGAGTTCCTATCTTCTGGATGCACAAGGACATCTGA
- the hyal3 gene encoding hyaluronidase-3 — MLLHSLPLTILLLSTILLLSTIPVTPQWGAVGDESGRSVAAAGPVVQGRPFTMVWNMPTASCQAHYGIHLDLGAFDIVENHHQHFQGQNMSIFYHNQLGLYPYITQEGLQVNGGVPQRGDLEAHLALAQTQISALLRTGFSGLAVIDWEEWRPLWVRDFGIKLEYRRLSKKLVRGEHPELTKQEVNSLARKEFERGARDFMSETLQLGVCLRPRGLWGFYSFPECFNYHREQKGHSYTGQCHSKTRQKNDQLAWLWRQSTALYPSIYLPKRLAGSSDATLLVRHRLLEALRVANQYPTSTHATPVLPYARVAFAHTLHFLNKTDLEHTLGESAALGMAGVVLWGEQAFAKSKHQCEILRDYIHSELGVYISTLKRGVQRCSEERCHGNGRCARRDPYSDHMIPLSDSFSNFLPDPSHDLSHLRTNFLCQCYQGWAGEKCQERIASITNT; from the exons ATGCTGCTACATAGCTTGcctctcaccatcctcctcctctccaccatcctcctcctctccaccatccCTGTCACTCCCCAGTGGGGTGCAGTGGGTGATGAGTCTGGAAGGTCTGTGGCTGCTGCAGGGCCAGTGGTCCAGGGCAGGCCCTTCACCATGGTCTGGAACATGCCCACAGCGAGCTGCCAGGCACACTATGGCATCCACCTGGACCTGGGGGCCTTCGACATCGTGGAGAACCACCACCAGCACTTCCAGGGCCAGAACATGAGCATCTTCTACCACAATCAGCTAGGGCTCTACCCTTACATCACCCAGGAGGGTCTGCAGGTTAATGGAGGGGTTCCCCAGAGGGGAGACCTGGAGGCCCACCTGGCCCTGGCCCAGACCCAGATCTCAGCCCTGCTCAGGACAGGGTTCAGCGGCCTGGCCGTCATCGACTGGGAGGAGTGGCGCCCCTTGTGGGTGAGAGACTTCGGCATTAAGCTGGAGTACCGCCGGCTGTCTAAAAAACTAGTGAGAGGGGAGCATCCAGAGCTAACCAAACAGGAAGTGAACTCCCTGGCCCGTAAGGAGTTTGAGAGGGGTGCCAGGGACTTCATGTCTGAGACGCTGCAGTTAGGAGTGTGTCTGCGACCGAGGGGTCTCTGGGGCTTCTACAGCTTCCCTGAATGCTTCAACTACCACAGGGAGCAGAAAGGCCACAGCTACACGGGTCAATGCCACTCCAAGACCAGGCAGAAGAATGACCAGCTAGCCTGGCTGTGGCGCCAGTCCACTGCCCTCTACCCTAGtatctacctacccaaacgtctGGCAGGGTCCTCTGATGCCACCCTCCTGGTCAGACATAGGCTTCTGGAGGCCCTGAGGGTGGCGAATCAGTACCCCACTAGCACCCATGCAACTCCTGTACTGCCGTATGCCAGAGTGGCATTCGCCCACACCCTCCACTTCCTCAACAAG acgGATCTGGAGCACACACTGGGAGAGAGTGCAGCGCTGGGGATGGCAGGAGTGGTGCTGTGGGGGGAGCAGGCGTTCGCTAAGTCAAAG CATCAGTGTGAGATACTGAGGGACTACATTCATTCTGAACTGGGAGTGTACATCAGCACCCTGAAGAGAGGGGTGCAGCGTTGCAGCGAGGAGCGATGCCATGGCAACGGTCGCTGTGCCAGGAGGGACCCCTACTCTGACCACATGATCCCACTCTCTGACTCCTTCTCCAACTTCCTCCCTGACCCCTCTCATGACCTCAGCCACCTCCGCACTAACTTCCTGTGCCAGTGCTATCAGGGCTGGGCGGGTGAGAAGTGTCAGGAAAGGATAGCTTCAATCACTAACACTTAG
- the amt gene encoding aminomethyltransferase, mitochondrial encodes MLRELLDLVCKENTMWARILSGGRGFGFGFRVPRECLRGVGLGIARRQKRHASSSEACMRKTALFDFHRDQGGKMVEFAGWSMPVQYRDSHIHSHMHTRQHCSIFDVSHMLQSKVHGRDRVKFIESMIVGDIAELKDNQGTLTLFTNDKGGINDDLIVTKTDQGYLYVVSNAGCADKDSANMKARLAKFKAEGHDVELEFLEECLIAVQGPSMAKVLQPGLTDDLSKLTFMTSTLATVFGIQGCRVTRCGYTGEDGVEISVPKSGVVALTERLLANSEVKLAGLGARDSLRLEAGLCLYGNDIDETTTPVEATLVWTIGKRRRQAKDFPGAEIIVPQIKAKTTRKRVGLVSTGPPVRQHTPILSPEGKVIGEVSSGCPSPCLKQNIAMGYVDVAYAKNGTPIQVEVRKKAVKAVVTKMPFVPTNYYSGH; translated from the exons ATGTTACGTGAACTTTTGGATCTCGTCTGCAAGGAAAATACGATGTGGGCTCGGATTCTATCTGGCGGTCGCGGGTTCGGATTCGGTTTCCGAGTTCCGAGGGAGTGTCTACGTGGCGTTGGACTCGGAATAGCGAGGAGGCAGAAGAGGCATGCTTCAAGTTCAGAG GCCTGTATGAGGAAGACCGCTCTGTTTGACTTCCATCGGGACCAGGGGGGTAAGATGGTAGAGTTTGCTGGCTGGAGCATGCCTGTCCAGTACAGAGACAGCCATATCCACTCCCACATGCACACCCGCCAGCACTGCTCCATCTTCGACGTCAGCCACATGCTACAG AGCAAAGTCCACGGAAGAGACAGAGTCAAGTTTATAGAGTCTATGATCGTTGGAGACATAGCAGAGCTGAaggacaaccag GGCACGCTCACCCTCTTCACCAATGACAAGGGAGGAATAAATGATGATCTTATCGTCACCAAGACAGACCAAGGCTACCTCTACGTGGTGTCCAATGCTGGCTGTGCAGACAAGGACTCTGCCAACATGAAG GCTAGACTAGCCAAGTTCAAAGCAGAAGGTCACGATGTGGAGCTGGAGTTTCTGGAGGAATGTTTGATTGCCGTTCAAG GTCCCTCCATGGCCAAGGTGCTCCAGCCGGGATTGACAGATGACCTCAGCAAGTTGACCTTCATGACCAGCACTCTGGCCACTGTGTTTGGGATCCAGGGCTGCAGGGTGACCCGCTGTGGCTACACTGGAGAAGACGGAGTGGAG ATCTCAGTGCCTAAATCTGGTGTGGTGGCCCTGACGGAGCGCCTGTTGGCCAACAGTGAGGTCAAGCTGGCCGGACTGGGGGCGCGAGACAGTCTGAGACTGGAGGCAGGCCTCTGTCTCTATGGTAACGACATCGATGAGACCACCACCCCTGTGGAGGCAACACTGGTGTGGACCATAG GAAAGCGGCGGCGTCAGGCGAAGGATTTCCCCGGTGCTGAGATAATTGTCCCCCAGATAAAGGCAAAGACGACGAGGAAGCGTGTGGGCTTGGTGTCCACGGGACCCCCTGTCAGacagcacacccccattctcagcCCAGAGGGAAAGGTCATAG gTGAGGTCTCCAGTGGTTGCCCCTCCCCCTGCCTGAAGCAGAACATTGCCATGGGTTACGTGGATGTGGCGTACGCCAAGAATGGAACTCCCATTCAGGTGGAAGTGAGGAAGAAGGCAGTGAAGGCAGTGGTCACCAAGATGCCCTTCGTGCCTACAAACTACTACTCTGGCCATTAG